The DNA segment CTGATCTCCTCACCGCGGGTAAAGGGTACGACGCAATAGGTACAATATTTTGAACACCCCTCCATCACCGACACATAGGCCATGGGACCATCGGCACGGGGCTCAGGCAGTCGGTCGAACTTCTCGATCTCAGGGAAGGTGACATCCACCACCGGTGCATGCTCACGCCTGACCTGGCGAATCATCTCGGGCAGTCGGTGCAAGGTCTGGGGACCGAATACGAGATCCACATAGGGCGCCCGCTGGCGGATCGCATCACCCTCCTGGCTAGCCACGCAACCACCCACACCGATAATCAAAGCGGGATTCCGTTCTTTCCATGGGCGCCAGCGCCCAAGCTGGGAAAAGACCTTCTCCTGGGCCTTCTCCCGGATGGAACAGGTATTCAACAGCAGTACATCCGCCTCCAGGGCGTCATCGGTCAGCTCCAGGTCTTCGGCCACGCGCAGGCCATCCGCCATACGTGACGAATCGTATTCGTTCATCTGACAACCGAAGGTTTTGATGTAGAGTTTACCGGGCATATCGAATCCAGCGTCTATCGGGGTCGCTATAGTATAGCTTTAGCGGTCTGCGGCCAAACCGTGATCACCGGGAAAGCCGCTAATTTTTTACGGATATATCGTCTCCCAATCCTATACTGGGTGGGCAGCGGATGATAATCCCTTATATGCGCTGCAGCAGATCTCCAATTTTGTCACTGTTACGCGCCACTTGGCAGGTGAGACGCTGCCGCTGTGCGATCACGATAGCCGCCAGTTCAGCCAGGGCGGTATCGAAGTCATCGTTGATGACCAGATAGTCGAACTCCGCGTAGTGGGACATCTCTTCCACAGCCTGATTCATGCGTCGTTGAATAGTCTCTTCACTATCCTGCCCCCTGGCATCGAGCCGGTCCCGCAAGGTCTGCTGGTCAGGCGGCAGAATAAAGATCGAAACCGCATCGGGGAAGTGCTTGCGCACCTGTCTCGCCCCCTGCCAATCGATCTCCAACACGGTGTCGTGTCCCGCCTTCAACTCGGCACTCACGGCCGCTTCGGATGTGCCATAGTAGTTGCCGAAGACCTCGGCGTGTTCCAGAAAACCGCCTTCACCAACGATGCGCAGGAAGGCTTCCTGGGAGAGAAAGTGATAGTCGATCCCATCCTGCTCACCCGGTCGCATCGCCCTTGTAGTATGGGAGACAGAGACATGTAAGCGGGTATCCCGTTCGCGCAGCGCCTTCAGCAGGCTGGTCTTTCCCGCACCGGAGGGCGCGGAGAGAATATAGAGTGTGCCCTGAGCCGTCATCGAGCCTGATTCCACATTGCCATTCATATGATACTTACGAGCTGTTCCCTATGCCGGGGTTTATTCGATATTCTGGATCTGTTCACGCATCTGTTCGATCAGCACCTTCATCTCCACGGCGGCGCGGGTCACATCCACACTGCTGGATTTGGAAGTCAGGGTGTTGGCCTCCCGATTGAGTTCCTGCATCAGGAAATCGAGTCTGCGTCCGATGGGCTCATCCGCACCCAGCACCCGCTCCACCTCCTCCAGGTGGGTTTCAAGGCGATCCATCTCTTCATCCACATCGAGGCGTTGCGCCAATATGACCATTTCCTGTTCCAGGCGGGCCTCGTCCAACTCCTCCATAACCTCAGTCAGGCGGTCGCTGATCCGGCTTCGAACACCCTCCAGTACCTCCGGCATCAAGTCGCGCACCTGTTCAACCTGTGCCTTCAGACCAAAACAGCGCTGCTGAACAATCTTTCCAAGCCGCTCCCCTTCACGCAGCCGATTGTCGATCAGGCTGTCGATGGTGGTCTCCAGCAGCGCCATCGCCTGCTTTTTGACCGGGGTAAAGTCCTGCTCCTTCTCTTCCAGCACACCCGGCCAACGCAGCAGATCGGCGCTGCGAATACTCTGGCTCAGACCAGTCAAATCACTTACCTGATGTTCCGCATCAACGAGTTGCAGAACCAGGCGCTGGTTGACACTCAATCCGGCCTCGGCGGCACTACCCGGCTTGAATTTCAAGCTGATATCCAGTTTGCCCCGCCCGAGTCTGGCATTCATACGCTCCCGCACCAATGGCTCCAGCACCCTCAACTCCTCGGGTAAGCGCAAGAACATCTCAAGATAGCGATGGTTTACCGAGCGGATCTCCCAACTCAAGATACCCAGGTCACCCCGGTGCTCCTCCCTTGCGAAGGCTGTCATACTGCTGATCATAATGTTCCGCCTGAGATCTCCGGCCTAATCTGGGGATGGTATGCATTTACCATCCACATGGATGTCATTTTTTAACCATAGGCATGATACCTGACATTGAGGCCGCTGGCATTTCCACAGCTTCAGAATTCCTTGCTCAAGCCGCTATGCTTGGGTGTGAATGGCCGCGTCAGAAAGAGAGTGAATCGCAGGTGCCGCTGTTTTAACCATTTTTTTGATGAAAATCACTTTTTTCGGGACTCAGGGTCGAAATTCTCAATCAATACAAGTGTTTTCTGGAAAATGTCCTTATAATCAGTGTGATGCCCATCCTATCTTTGACAGCGAAACTTTTTCAACGGGAACTGCATGGATAAGCTCCGAGACAGTCTGCCGGAAGGTACTGAAATCGACTGCTACGTGGTTATGAAACTGGTCGCGAGCGGAGGCTTCAGCCTGATCTATCTGGCCGAAGATGAGGATACCCAGGACGAGGTCATCATCAAGGAGTTCCTACCCAAGAAGTTGGCAAAGCGGGGGGACAACGGCAAGGTGATCCCCCTGGACCAGAAGCAGGCCGATAATTTCAATCGCAGCCTGCGACTCTTCTATCAGGAAGCCAAGGTCCTGGCCTCCCTGCGCCATCCCAATATCGTCCAGGTGAGAGGCTTCTTTCTAGCCAACAACACCGGCTATCTGGTGATGGACCATGAACGGGGTAAAAACCTTGCCAGCTATATCAAGAAACGTAGCGGAAGTCTCAGCACCCGCTTTTTGATGACCGTTTTCCCCCCGATACTCGATGCCCTCAACCAGATCCACTCACGCCACCTGCTGCATCTGGACATTAAACCAAGCAACATTCACTTGCGCACCGGGGGCAATCCCCTGCTGCTCGATTTTGGCGCCGTGCATGAAGTGCAAAATGAAGGCAGTCGTACCGGACGCGTTGTCACCACAGGCTTCTCACCTGTGGAGCAATATTACCAGTCCGGCAATGTGGGTCCCTGGAGCGATGTCTACGCCATCGGCGCCAGTATGCGTGCCTGTCTCGACGGCAAAGCACCCCCATCCGCGATTGAACGCCACGCCAAGGAGAAGCTGAAACCGGCAGCCAGAATATATCGCCGCCGCTACCCGGCAAGCATGCTGGAGGCGATCGACTGGGCGATGGAGATTGAGTACGAGAAACGGCCGCAGAACGCAGGCGAACTGCTGCAGGCACTGCAGGCCGACAAG comes from the Candidatus Thiodiazotropha sp. CDECU1 genome and includes:
- the gmk gene encoding guanylate kinase, with the translated sequence MNGNVESGSMTAQGTLYILSAPSGAGKTSLLKALRERDTRLHVSVSHTTRAMRPGEQDGIDYHFLSQEAFLRIVGEGGFLEHAEVFGNYYGTSEAAVSAELKAGHDTVLEIDWQGARQVRKHFPDAVSIFILPPDQQTLRDRLDARGQDSEETIQRRMNQAVEEMSHYAEFDYLVINDDFDTALAELAAIVIAQRQRLTCQVARNSDKIGDLLQRI
- a CDS encoding YicC/YloC family endoribonuclease, yielding MISSMTAFAREEHRGDLGILSWEIRSVNHRYLEMFLRLPEELRVLEPLVRERMNARLGRGKLDISLKFKPGSAAEAGLSVNQRLVLQLVDAEHQVSDLTGLSQSIRSADLLRWPGVLEEKEQDFTPVKKQAMALLETTIDSLIDNRLREGERLGKIVQQRCFGLKAQVEQVRDLMPEVLEGVRSRISDRLTEVMEELDEARLEQEMVILAQRLDVDEEMDRLETHLEEVERVLGADEPIGRRLDFLMQELNREANTLTSKSSSVDVTRAAVEMKVLIEQMREQIQNIE
- a CDS encoding serine/threonine protein kinase, with protein sequence MDKLRDSLPEGTEIDCYVVMKLVASGGFSLIYLAEDEDTQDEVIIKEFLPKKLAKRGDNGKVIPLDQKQADNFNRSLRLFYQEAKVLASLRHPNIVQVRGFFLANNTGYLVMDHERGKNLASYIKKRSGSLSTRFLMTVFPPILDALNQIHSRHLLHLDIKPSNIHLRTGGNPLLLDFGAVHEVQNEGSRTGRVVTTGFSPVEQYYQSGNVGPWSDVYAIGASMRACLDGKAPPSAIERHAKEKLKPAARIYRRRYPASMLEAIDWAMEIEYEKRPQNAGELLQALQADKLDSESAISDLIEEKRALS